The Candidatus Omnitrophota bacterium genomic sequence TCATCCGTTTGAGGGCATTGTGATTCGAAAGACAGGGCGTGGCCTTAGAGGGACATTTACGTTACGAAAGATTTCTTTTGGAGAAGGAGTTGAAAGAACTTTTCCTTTAAATTCACCTTTGGTTGAAGATTTAAAAGTTTTACAAAAAGGCATCAATAAACGTGCGAAATTGTATTATTTAAGAGGACGCGTTGGAAAAGCTGCTCGAGTAAAAAAAGAACAATAATTTTTAGTTGTAAATTTTAAGTTTGTCGGCCTTTCATGTTATCCTACGAGAATAAAGCAAAAAAAAACGGGTTTCAAACAATTATTGGAATTGACGAAGCAGGACGCGGCCCTTTAGCCGGTCCTGTTGTTGCTTGCGCTGTTTTACTTAAAAATCATGATTTTGAATCTACAATTCGTGATTCAAAGAAAATGACACCAAAGCA encodes the following:
- the rplS gene encoding 50S ribosomal protein L19, producing MVTNIGQMIKNAEGKYSKDLPDFTVGDTVKMMIKVEEGDKVRRHPFEGIVIRKTGRGLRGTFTLRKISFGEGVERTFPLNSPLVEDLKVLQKGINKRAKLYYLRGRVGKAARVKKEQ